A window of Stigmatella erecta genomic DNA:
GGCCGCCGCGATGCTCGTCTGCCTGGCCGTCCTGGTCCCCAGCGCGCTGCGCAACGCGCGCATGATTCAAGAGCTGAATGCCCGCGCGCCGACGCTCGAGCCCCTGCCGGAGCTGACCCTGGTCACCGCGTACGGCCCCATCAACTTCGCCATGGCCAACCACGCGCAGGCCACGGGAGGGTTCACGCCAGACCTCATCAACCAGCTGGGCCAGGCGGGCCACCTCGACCCCTCGAACCCCGCCCAGCGGCACCTGCTGTTACATGGTTACGCCGAGGGGCTGCGGTGGCTGGCGGGGCACCCCGGCGAGGCGCTCCGGCTGGGGCTCGCCAAGCTGAGCCGGTGGCTGGAGGGCCTGAGCCTGGGCTTGGGCCCCTCGGACTGGCCCTCGGGCTTGACCGGGGCGCGCGCGCCCGTGGATGTCTTCGTGCCCGAGCACCCCTGGCTGCACTGGCCGCTGGCGGTGTTGCTGCTCACGGGGGCGGGGCTGTCCCTGCGCAAGCCCTTCCGCGCCTTCAGCCTCTGCACCGCCGTGGTGCTGCACCGCCTGCTGGTGACCTTGGCCTTCTTTGGCTATGCCCGGGGAATGCTGGTCATCTTTCCCGCGCTGGTGCCGCTGATTCTTTTGCCTTTCATTGTCTTCATTTATTCCCGCCCTCGCCTGTCTCACAAGGTTCCCCTGTTTTTAGCGGGAGCCACGTTGCTCTTCTGGGTCGAGGCGGGCGTGCTCGCGCTCCGGGAACCGCGGCAATTCATGGCCCATGGCAGCACGGAGCGCACCAGTGGAAAACTCATCCAGGATGACTGGGTGCGAATCTGGCCGAAACCGTGAGCCCCCCCTGTTCATCAGGGTGTTCAATTTATTACACTGGCTGAACCTTCCGAACCCCGTCTTGCCCGTGCTGCCCAGCCCCCTGGGGCTGGCTCCGGTCCCTTTTGCCGTGTCGTAGTCCCCGTAGGAGAATTGAATGCGTCATGTCGCGAAGTTGACCGCCTGTTGCGCGCTGCTGGGAGCAGCGGCGAGCTGGGCGATCGTCCCCCCCGAGTCAGGTCCTGGAACCCTGGCGAGCAAGGCCTTCTTCAAGCCCGAGCTGGCCCTGACCATCAGCAACGTGCCCCTGCGTGAGCTCCAGCCGCAGATGTCCGCCGCGAGCTCGCGCGGGTGGGACGCGTTCTTCGCGCGCCACGGCCGTGACTTCAATGTCTACCTGGATGCGCGCACGGGCACCCCGACGTC
This region includes:
- a CDS encoding ArnT family glycosyltransferase, which translates into the protein MRAFLSSTWRLCARHSLAVGLVATFLLSFLLRLLYLQASPDRDWPFSIFFYGDSRFFHLAALEQARQQPPPVALPYHPPLFPGLLGLLYGVLGAPRGSAFPYKLCLAVLHSATVALSWVWWRRLLGPAWGLLATALFASSFGWLVLSTVYSNEVLSVFFLSATCGLVLHARERMTAGTVGLLGAAMGLGALTRAEHLYLWPFLLAYALFTRPPGTALKPLLGRWAAAMLVCLAVLVPSALRNARMIQELNARAPTLEPLPELTLVTAYGPINFAMANHAQATGGFTPDLINQLGQAGHLDPSNPAQRHLLLHGYAEGLRWLAGHPGEALRLGLAKLSRWLEGLSLGLGPSDWPSGLTGARAPVDVFVPEHPWLHWPLAVLLLTGAGLSLRKPFRAFSLCTAVVLHRLLVTLAFFGYARGMLVIFPALVPLILLPFIVFIYSRPRLSHKVPLFLAGATLLFWVEAGVLALREPRQFMAHGSTERTSGKLIQDDWVRIWPKP